The following proteins are encoded in a genomic region of Glycine max cultivar Williams 82 chromosome 18, Glycine_max_v4.0, whole genome shotgun sequence:
- the LOC100791781 gene encoding UDP-galactose/UDP-glucose transporter 2 produces MKNEEQARSLFGISLSDRPRWQQFLICSSGFFFGYLVNGICEEYVYNRLHFSYGWYFTFVQGFVYLFLIYLQGFTSKQMVNPWKTYVKLSAVLMGSHGLTKGSLAFLNYPAQIMFKSTKVLPVMIMGAFIPGLRRKYPLHEYISAILLVVGLILFTLADAQTSPNFSMIGVIMISGALVMDSFLGNLQEAIFTMNPETTQMEMLFCSTVVGLPFLIPPMLFTGELFKAWTSCSQHPYVYGVLVFEAMATFIGQVSVLSLIAIFGAATTAMITTARKAVTLLLSYLIFTKPLTEQHGSGLLLIAMGITLKMLPDSKFTSTKTKRVLTSSARNIGAKSTNDEELGTLPNSGENDERRPLV; encoded by the exons ATGAAGAACGAAGAGCAGGCTCGTAGTTTGTTTGGAATTTCACTCTCTGACAGACCCAGATGGCAGCAATTCCTCATTTGTTCATCAGGGTTCTTCTTTGGATATCTTGTTAACGGCATCTGTGAG GAATATGTGTATAACAGGCTCCATTTCAG CTATGGTTGGTACTTCACATTTGTTCAAGGGTTTGTGTACCTGTTTCTGATTTACCTCCAAGGCTTCACAAGCAAGCAAATGGTGAATCCATGGAAAACTTATGTGAAACTCTCTGCTGTGCTTATGGGTTCTCATGGCCTAACAAAGGGGTCATTGGCTTTTCTCAACTACCCTGCACAAATCATGTTCAAATCCACAAAG GTTCTTCCAGTGATGATAATGGGTGCCTTCATACCGGGTCTGAGAAGGAAGTATCCACTGCATGAATATATATCTGCAATACTTCTTGTAGTTGGCTTGATCCTGTTCACACTAGCAGATGCACAGACATCACCAAATTTCAGTATGATTGGTGTTATTATGATTTCTGGAGCATTGGTCATGGATTCTTTCCTGGGAaatcttcaagaagcaataTTTACCATGAACCCTGAGACCACACAG ATGGAGATGCTCTTTTGCTCTACTGTGGTGGGTTTGCCTTTCTTAATCCCACCCATGCTTTTCACAGGAGAATTATTCAAAGCATGGACTTCATGTTCACAG CATCCCTATGTGTATGGCGTGTTGGTCTTTGAGGCAATGGCCACATTTATAGGCCAAGTTTCTGTCCTCTCCCTCATTGCTATCTTTGGTGCTGCCACCACAGCCATG ATAACAACGGCAAGAAAGGCAGTGACATTGCTATTGTCATACTTGATATTTACAAAACCATTAACAGAACAGCATGGGAGTGGACTACTCCTCATAGCTATGGGGATCACATTGAAGATGCTGCCTGATAGCAAATTCACTAGCACCAAGACCAAGAGGGTCTTAACCTCTTCTGCAAGGAACATTGGTGCAAAATCTACTAATGATGAAGAGTTGGGGACTCTGCCAAATTCtggagaaaatgatgaaaggAGGCCTTTGGTCTAG